Proteins encoded by one window of Porphyrobacter sp. YT40:
- a CDS encoding 23S rRNA (pseudouridine(1915)-N(3))-methyltransferase RlmH, whose protein sequence is MLLHIIARGKIGRSPEGELVERYAKRLTWPVKLTEWPDTGAGKVADPLTPCRTVLLDERGKAMSSESFAALLGEWRDDGVRETRFMIGAADGHSDAERASADLLLAFGPATWPHMLARAMLMEQLYRATTILAGHPYHRA, encoded by the coding sequence ATTCTCCTCCACATCATCGCGCGGGGCAAGATCGGGCGTTCGCCGGAGGGCGAGCTGGTGGAGCGTTATGCCAAGCGCCTGACCTGGCCCGTGAAGCTCACCGAATGGCCCGATACCGGTGCGGGCAAGGTGGCCGATCCGCTCACCCCCTGCCGCACAGTGCTGCTCGACGAGCGCGGCAAGGCCATGTCCTCGGAGAGCTTCGCCGCCCTGCTGGGCGAGTGGCGCGATGATGGCGTGCGCGAGACCCGCTTCATGATCGGCGCGGCGGACGGACATTCCGATGCCGAGCGCGCCTCTGCCGACCTCCTGCTCGCCTTCGGCCCTGCCACCTGGCCGCACATGCTGGCGCGCGCGATGCTGATGGAGCAACTCTACCGCGCCACCACGATCCTTGCAGGCCATCCCTATCATCGGGCATGA
- a CDS encoding demethoxyubiquinone hydroxylase family protein, whose amino-acid sequence MDRQALHRMIRVDQAGEFGATRIYEGQLAVMGDRGPHSAEIRHMAAQEAEHRKKFDALLAERGVRPTALHPFWSAAGYVLGAGTALLGPEAAMACTAAVETEIDKHYSDQLEALEASGADPELAAIIEEFREEEREHRDSALANGAERAPAYPLLAGAIRLGCRIAIKVSERI is encoded by the coding sequence ATGGACCGCCAAGCCCTCCACCGCATGATCCGCGTCGACCAGGCCGGGGAATTCGGCGCGACGCGCATCTACGAAGGCCAGCTCGCCGTGATGGGCGACCGCGGGCCGCATTCCGCCGAAATCCGTCACATGGCGGCGCAGGAGGCCGAGCATCGCAAGAAGTTCGACGCGCTGCTTGCCGAGCGCGGCGTGCGGCCGACTGCCTTGCACCCCTTCTGGTCGGCGGCGGGCTATGTGCTGGGCGCGGGGACGGCGCTGCTCGGCCCCGAGGCAGCGATGGCCTGCACCGCCGCGGTCGAGACCGAGATCGACAAGCACTATTCCGACCAGCTCGAAGCGCTGGAGGCGAGCGGGGCCGATCCGGAACTCGCCGCCATCATCGAGGAATTCCGCGAGGAAGAGCGCGAACACCGCGATTCGGCGCTTGCCAATGGTGCGGAGCGCGCGCCCGCCTATCCGCTGCTGGCGGGCGCGATCCGGCTGGGATGCCGGATTGCGATCAAGGTGAGCGAGAGGATCTAG
- a CDS encoding DUF1013 domain-containing protein, translating into MATKDQPKPLMPHATATWLVDNTALSFEQIAEFCGLHILEVQAMADDLAGSKYTGRDPVHSGELTQAEIEKGQEDPSYSLKMHKAPVEVTRTKGPRYTPVSKRQDKPDGIAWILRNHPEVSDAQIGKLIGTTRNTIGAIRDRSHWNIQNITPKDPVTLGLCSQRELDAMVAKAAKRAGVTEDADAPVKSERNDRERLIEELRAERDDKVKAAGEAAQEAEAEAWLARKREAEAEEKKIDPESGFI; encoded by the coding sequence ATGGCGACCAAGGATCAGCCCAAGCCGCTGATGCCGCATGCCACCGCGACCTGGCTGGTGGACAACACCGCGCTGTCTTTCGAACAGATCGCCGAGTTCTGCGGCCTCCACATCCTCGAAGTGCAGGCGATGGCCGATGATCTTGCGGGCAGCAAGTACACCGGGCGCGACCCCGTCCATTCGGGCGAGCTGACCCAGGCCGAGATCGAAAAGGGGCAGGAAGACCCGTCCTACTCGCTCAAGATGCACAAGGCCCCGGTTGAAGTGACCCGCACCAAGGGCCCGCGCTACACCCCCGTCTCGAAGCGGCAGGACAAGCCCGACGGTATCGCCTGGATCCTGCGCAACCACCCCGAGGTGTCGGACGCGCAGATCGGCAAGCTGATCGGCACCACCCGCAACACCATCGGCGCGATCCGTGATCGCTCGCACTGGAACATCCAGAACATCACGCCGAAAGACCCGGTGACGCTGGGCCTGTGCTCGCAGCGCGAGCTTGACGCGATGGTCGCCAAGGCCGCCAAGCGCGCCGGCGTGACCGAGGATGCCGACGCGCCGGTCAAGTCGGAGCGCAACGATCGCGAAAGGCTGATCGAGGAACTGCGCGCCGAGCGTGACGACAAGGTCAAGGCCGCCGGCGAAGCCGCGCAGGAAGCCGAGGCCGAAGCCTGGCTCGCCCGCAAGCGCGAAGCCGAGGCCGAGGAAAAGAAGATCGACCCCGAGAGCGGGTTTATCTGA
- a CDS encoding S41 family peptidase codes for MNIAALLRSAALVTTVALIPATTATMAQVDGRAGPEFAKLFAVFQRVKSSYVEPVEDDVLIRGAIDGMLAALDPHSAYLDGGDLQRLETMIDGQYSGLGLSVVMEDGAVKVISPFRGSPAETAGIKAGDFITHLDGKLIVDTKLDDAVAQMRGPKGTSIQLTIFRPGREEPLEVNVTRGVIELEPVTSELAEGNIAVITVNEFSAQVGADVYKAWADIKKKAPGGRVNGLVLDLRNNPGGSLDESVALSDLFLSKGRIVSQRGRARGETVLYDAESVYRGDMAEGVPMIVLINAGSASASEIVAGALQDHRRALIMGERSFGKGSVQSLLPLGTDAALKLTTARYFTPAGKSVQEGGIRPDITVPQISDPDYALRQKYQTRESDLRGHLINELAIKDEEMETDKIADPRFQLTAAQLEERGVKDFQLNYAMDTLRRTTKSTVALRPALKPSAKP; via the coding sequence ATGAACATCGCCGCACTCCTGCGCAGCGCAGCCCTTGTCACTACCGTCGCGCTGATCCCTGCCACCACCGCCACCATGGCTCAGGTCGATGGCCGCGCCGGGCCCGAATTCGCCAAGCTTTTCGCCGTCTTCCAGCGGGTGAAATCGAGCTATGTCGAGCCGGTCGAGGATGACGTGCTGATCCGCGGCGCGATCGACGGGATGCTGGCGGCGCTCGATCCCCATTCGGCCTATCTCGACGGCGGCGATCTCCAGCGGCTGGAGACCATGATCGACGGGCAATATTCGGGCCTTGGCCTGTCGGTGGTGATGGAGGATGGCGCGGTCAAGGTGATCTCGCCCTTCCGCGGCAGCCCGGCCGAGACCGCGGGGATCAAGGCGGGCGACTTCATCACGCACCTCGATGGCAAGCTGATCGTCGACACCAAGCTCGATGATGCGGTGGCGCAGATGCGCGGGCCCAAGGGCACCTCGATCCAGCTGACGATCTTCCGTCCGGGCCGCGAGGAGCCGCTGGAGGTCAACGTGACCCGCGGCGTGATCGAGCTCGAGCCGGTCACCTCCGAACTGGCCGAGGGCAATATCGCGGTCATTACGGTCAACGAATTCTCCGCCCAGGTCGGGGCGGATGTTTATAAGGCGTGGGCCGACATCAAGAAGAAGGCCCCCGGCGGGCGCGTCAACGGACTGGTGCTCGACCTGCGCAACAACCCCGGCGGCAGCCTCGACGAATCCGTGGCGCTCAGCGACCTGTTCCTGAGCAAGGGCCGGATCGTCAGCCAGCGCGGCCGCGCGCGGGGCGAGACGGTGCTCTACGATGCCGAGAGCGTCTATCGCGGCGATATGGCCGAAGGCGTGCCGATGATCGTGCTGATCAATGCCGGCTCCGCCTCGGCCTCCGAAATCGTGGCGGGCGCATTGCAGGATCACCGCCGCGCGCTGATCATGGGCGAGCGCAGCTTCGGCAAGGGTTCGGTGCAGTCGCTGCTGCCGCTCGGCACCGATGCCGCCTTGAAGCTGACCACCGCGCGCTATTTCACGCCGGCGGGCAAATCGGTGCAGGAAGGCGGCATTCGCCCCGACATCACCGTGCCGCAGATCTCCGACCCCGATTATGCGCTGCGCCAGAAGTATCAGACCCGCGAAAGCGATCTGCGCGGGCACCTGATCAACGAGCTGGCGATCAAGGACGAGGAGATGGAGACCGACAAGATCGCCGATCCGCGTTTCCAGCTCACCGCCGCGCAGCTTGAGGAGCGGGGGGTCAAGGACTTCCAGCTCAATTACGCGATGGATACGCTGCGCCGCACCACCAAGAGCACGGTCGCGCTGCGGCCTGCGCTCAAGCCTTCCGCCAAGCCCTGA
- a CDS encoding AMP-binding protein — MTVSSVAPAYHHPVPLETVFAPATLPALLERTRAANPQAPFLHFLGRTYSYAEIHADAVRFAAGLQALGIAKGDRVGLFLPNVPIYAAAYYGAMMAGAVVVNFSPLYSVEELSWQVGDSGTRLLVTLDVPELYKTAKKVLDGSALETLVVGRLSDQLPWVKGTALKLLKRKQIADVAYGPSVKSWAAMTPEGAPRAVDITPADLALLQYTGGTTGRPKGAMLGHDQLSVNAQQVAALNPFGDPAGECFMGALPFFHVFANTALLNHAMVTGGSIAMVPRFETKQVLETIQKYRCTGFPGVPTMFQAMLDHPDLATTDLSSLKVCISGGAPMPGPVHEKFESVTGVRICEGYGLTESSGVVSANPYDGFRKRGTIGQLVPGTEVILLDKEDPAKLAPEGEPGELAVHGPQVMRGYWNRPEADGDCFVEHGGKRYLRTGDVARQDEDGFFEIVDRIKDMIAVGGFKVFPSVVEDVILEHPAVKEALVIGVPEEYRGEVPRAYVTLNEGATASGEELASWLNARIGKHERVDMVVVRESLPKTMIGKLDRKTLRAEVL; from the coding sequence ATGACTGTCAGTAGTGTCGCGCCCGCCTATCATCACCCCGTCCCGCTCGAAACCGTCTTCGCACCGGCCACGCTGCCCGCGCTGCTGGAGCGGACGCGCGCCGCGAATCCGCAGGCGCCGTTCCTGCATTTTCTCGGGCGCACCTACAGCTACGCCGAGATTCATGCCGATGCCGTGCGCTTTGCCGCCGGGCTTCAGGCGCTGGGCATCGCCAAGGGCGACCGCGTCGGCCTGTTTCTCCCCAACGTGCCGATCTACGCCGCCGCCTACTATGGTGCGATGATGGCGGGCGCGGTGGTGGTGAACTTCTCGCCGCTCTATTCGGTCGAGGAGTTGAGCTGGCAGGTCGGCGATTCCGGCACGCGGCTGCTGGTGACGCTCGACGTGCCCGAACTCTACAAGACCGCGAAAAAGGTGCTCGACGGTTCAGCGCTGGAAACGCTGGTGGTGGGCCGCCTTTCCGATCAGCTGCCGTGGGTGAAGGGCACCGCGCTCAAACTGCTCAAGCGCAAGCAGATCGCCGATGTCGCCTATGGGCCGAGCGTCAAGAGCTGGGCCGCGATGACCCCGGAGGGCGCACCGCGCGCGGTCGACATCACCCCCGCCGATCTCGCCCTGCTGCAATATACCGGCGGCACCACCGGGCGGCCCAAGGGCGCGATGCTGGGGCATGATCAGCTGTCGGTGAACGCCCAGCAGGTCGCCGCGCTCAATCCCTTCGGCGATCCGGCGGGCGAGTGCTTCATGGGCGCGCTGCCGTTCTTCCACGTCTTCGCCAACACCGCGCTGCTCAATCACGCGATGGTGACCGGTGGTTCGATCGCGATGGTGCCGCGGTTCGAGACGAAGCAGGTCTTGGAGACGATCCAGAAATACCGCTGCACCGGCTTTCCTGGCGTGCCGACGATGTTTCAGGCGATGCTCGACCACCCCGATCTCGCCACAACCGACCTCTCCAGCCTCAAAGTCTGCATCTCGGGCGGCGCGCCGATGCCGGGGCCGGTGCACGAGAAGTTCGAGAGCGTTACGGGCGTGCGCATTTGCGAGGGCTATGGGCTCACCGAAAGCTCGGGCGTGGTCTCGGCCAACCCCTATGACGGGTTCCGCAAGCGCGGCACGATCGGTCAGCTGGTGCCGGGAACCGAGGTGATCCTGCTCGACAAGGAAGACCCCGCGAAACTCGCGCCCGAGGGCGAGCCGGGCGAGCTTGCCGTCCACGGCCCGCAGGTGATGCGCGGCTACTGGAACCGCCCGGAAGCCGATGGCGATTGCTTCGTCGAGCATGGCGGCAAGCGCTACCTGCGCACCGGCGATGTCGCGCGGCAAGACGAAGACGGCTTTTTCGAGATCGTCGACCGCATCAAGGACATGATCGCAGTGGGCGGCTTCAAGGTCTTTCCCAGCGTGGTCGAGGACGTGATCCTCGAACACCCCGCGGTGAAGGAGGCGCTGGTGATCGGCGTGCCCGAAGAATACCGCGGCGAGGTGCCGCGGGCCTATGTCACGCTCAACGAAGGCGCGACGGCGAGCGGCGAGGAGCTGGCGAGCTGGCTCAACGCCCGCATCGGCAAGCACGAGCGGGTCGACATGGTGGTGGTGCGCGAAAGCCTGCCCAAGACGATGATCGGCAAGCTGGATCGCAAGACGCTGCGGGCGGAAGTGCTTTAG
- a CDS encoding nicotinate-nucleotide adenylyltransferase yields the protein MGTPVLTGLLGGSFNPAHGGHRRITLFAAEALGLDETWWLVSPGNPLKPKAGMAPLKARLLSARKQARRARIVPTAIEQRLGTRYTVDTLAALTRRYPKRRFVWLMGSDNLAQLHRWKDWRRIARTMPIAVIARPGYDADAMTSPAMAWLRRYQVPAASFRKRGQWSAPALVLLRFDPDHRSATAIRRAHAGWAEALLGEGSKGAHEPPPVRDRLTFRMIRPEATA from the coding sequence GTGGGCACGCCTGTCCTCACCGGGCTCCTCGGCGGGAGCTTCAACCCCGCGCATGGCGGGCACCGGCGAATCACGCTCTTCGCGGCAGAGGCGCTGGGGCTGGACGAGACCTGGTGGCTGGTTTCCCCCGGCAATCCGCTGAAGCCCAAGGCGGGCATGGCGCCGCTGAAAGCGCGGCTCCTTTCGGCGCGAAAGCAGGCGCGGCGCGCGCGGATCGTGCCCACCGCGATCGAGCAGAGACTCGGCACGCGCTACACCGTGGACACGCTCGCCGCGCTCACCCGGCGCTATCCCAAACGGCGCTTCGTGTGGCTGATGGGGAGCGACAATCTCGCCCAGTTGCACCGCTGGAAGGACTGGCGGCGGATCGCCCGGACAATGCCGATTGCGGTGATCGCCCGCCCCGGCTATGATGCCGACGCCATGACAAGCCCCGCCATGGCCTGGCTCAGACGCTATCAGGTGCCTGCCGCCAGCTTTCGGAAACGGGGGCAATGGAGCGCACCGGCCCTGGTGTTATTGCGTTTCGATCCCGATCACCGCTCGGCCACGGCCATTCGCCGTGCCCATGCCGGGTGGGCCGAGGCTTTGCTCGGAGAAGGATCGAAAGGCGCGCATGAACCACCCCCGGTGCGTGATCGGCTGACATTCCGCATGATCCGGCCCGAGGCCACGGCATGA
- a CDS encoding glutamate-5-semialdehyde dehydrogenase has protein sequence MTQTSANIRPSDTLDPETLVNGLARAARAAQRQLAAMPSADRAAALHRAAEALRAATPAVLAANAEDVAAGEARGLSGAMLDRLRLDETRLAGIADAVAAVADLPDPVGQVIDSTTPANGLRLSRVRVPIGTIGIIYESRPNVTADAAALCVRAGNAALLRGGSEAVHSNRAIHAALVEGLVQGGVPADAVQLLPTQDRAAVGAMLTAAGLIDMIVPRGGKSLVARVQADARVPVLAHLDGINHTYIHAAADPAMAEGIALNAKLRRTGICGAMETLLIDAAFPKTSELIAALIDKGCEVRGDKRIAALDSRVIPASANDWDTEYLDAILSVAMVDDLDAALAHIARHSSAHTDAIVTADDAAAERFLTEVDSAIVMHNASSQFADGGEFGLGAEIGIATGRLHARGPVALEGLTTYKWQVRGTGQTRP, from the coding sequence ATGACTCAAACATCTGCAAACATTCGCCCCTCCGACACCCTCGATCCCGAAACGCTGGTCAACGGCCTCGCCCGCGCCGCGCGCGCCGCGCAGCGCCAGCTCGCCGCCATGCCGAGCGCCGACCGCGCCGCCGCGCTTCACCGTGCGGCAGAGGCCTTGCGCGCCGCCACCCCGGCGGTGCTCGCCGCCAATGCGGAGGATGTCGCCGCCGGCGAAGCGCGCGGGCTTTCGGGTGCGATGCTCGACCGGCTGCGGCTCGACGAGACCCGGCTTGCGGGGATCGCCGATGCGGTCGCCGCGGTCGCCGATCTGCCCGATCCGGTCGGGCAGGTGATCGATTCGACCACGCCGGCCAATGGCCTCAGGCTGAGCCGCGTCCGCGTGCCGATCGGCACCATCGGGATCATCTACGAAAGCCGCCCCAACGTCACCGCCGATGCTGCCGCCTTGTGCGTGCGTGCGGGCAATGCGGCGCTGCTGCGCGGGGGGAGCGAGGCGGTGCATTCCAACCGCGCGATCCACGCCGCGCTGGTGGAGGGACTCGTCCAAGGCGGCGTGCCCGCCGATGCAGTGCAACTGCTGCCGACGCAGGACCGCGCCGCCGTGGGCGCGATGCTGACCGCGGCGGGCCTGATCGACATGATCGTGCCGCGCGGGGGAAAGAGCCTCGTCGCGCGGGTGCAGGCCGATGCGCGCGTCCCCGTGCTCGCTCACCTGGACGGGATCAACCACACCTACATCCACGCGGCCGCCGACCCGGCGATGGCCGAGGGAATCGCGCTCAACGCCAAGCTGCGCCGCACCGGCATCTGCGGCGCGATGGAGACATTGCTGATCGACGCGGCCTTCCCCAAAACAAGCGAACTCATCGCCGCGCTGATCGACAAGGGGTGCGAAGTGCGCGGCGACAAGCGCATCGCCGCGCTCGATTCGCGGGTCATCCCGGCCAGCGCGAATGACTGGGACACCGAGTATCTCGACGCGATCCTCTCGGTCGCGATGGTCGACGATCTGGATGCCGCGCTGGCGCATATCGCGCGCCATTCCTCGGCCCACACCGATGCGATTGTCACCGCCGACGATGCCGCGGCCGAGCGTTTCCTCACGGAAGTCGACAGCGCGATCGTGATGCACAACGCCTCATCGCAATTCGCCGACGGGGGCGAGTTCGGCCTCGGCGCGGAGATCGGGATCGCCACCGGGCGGCTCCACGCGCGCGGGCCTGTCGCGCTTGAGGGGCTGACGACCTACAAGTGGCAGGTGCGCGGGACGGGCCAGACCCGGCCCTGA
- a CDS encoding peptidoglycan DD-metalloendopeptidase family protein, whose product MRGRLILTFAATVGVATALVVAMPDSRAALSVALLEADDAEAALKRATRESKLAETRAARLAAEAEAATRTASEAAALAARIQQAEADIEIARARLTIARQQRAAVTARLAEKREPTARLAAALQTVARRPLALSALQPGSLKDVVHVRAVLDGAVPQIAARTAGLKAELDRGRALEAQAAAAVEQLRGSESALRQRRAQLAALEQQQRIASRTARGAALREAERALALAEEARDLDGLVGKLGEVAALRQELAALPGPVLRPENLAAALPPEAAPAPSPAASSPPPRDFQLPVQGRTLSGFGTKRASGLAATGLTLAPAKDAQVVAPARGRVAFAGAYRGFGRIVIIEHDGGWTSLVTGLAMVEVAVGDSVIGGSPLGRATGGTEPVTIELRQDGKPVNPLQYLR is encoded by the coding sequence ATGCGCGGGCGATTGATCCTGACTTTTGCGGCGACCGTCGGTGTCGCCACGGCGCTGGTAGTGGCCATGCCCGATAGCCGCGCCGCGCTGTCCGTCGCGCTGCTCGAAGCCGATGACGCCGAGGCGGCGCTCAAGCGGGCCACCCGCGAGAGCAAGCTGGCCGAAACCCGCGCCGCGCGGCTCGCCGCCGAGGCCGAGGCCGCCACCCGCACCGCCAGCGAGGCCGCCGCGCTCGCCGCGCGCATCCAGCAGGCCGAGGCCGATATCGAGATCGCCCGCGCGCGCCTTACCATCGCCCGCCAGCAGCGCGCCGCCGTGACCGCGCGGCTCGCCGAAAAGCGCGAGCCCACCGCCCGCCTCGCCGCCGCATTGCAGACGGTCGCGCGCCGCCCGCTGGCGCTTTCGGCCCTGCAACCCGGCTCGCTCAAGGATGTGGTGCACGTGCGCGCGGTGCTCGATGGGGCGGTGCCGCAGATCGCGGCGCGCACGGCGGGATTGAAGGCCGAGCTTGACCGGGGCCGCGCGCTCGAAGCGCAGGCGGCGGCGGCGGTCGAGCAATTGCGCGGCAGCGAGAGCGCCTTGCGCCAGCGCCGCGCGCAGCTCGCCGCGCTCGAACAGCAGCAGCGCATCGCCTCGCGCACCGCCCGCGGCGCGGCCTTGCGCGAGGCCGAGCGCGCGCTGGCGCTCGCCGAGGAAGCCCGCGATCTCGATGGGCTGGTGGGCAAGCTGGGCGAGGTCGCGGCGCTGCGGCAGGAACTCGCCGCGCTGCCCGGCCCGGTGCTGCGGCCGGAGAATCTAGCGGCCGCCCTGCCGCCCGAAGCCGCACCCGCGCCCTCTCCCGCCGCCAGCAGCCCGCCGCCGCGCGATTTCCAGCTGCCGGTGCAGGGGCGCACGCTCTCCGGGTTCGGGACGAAGCGCGCCAGCGGGCTTGCTGCCACCGGGCTTACTCTCGCGCCCGCGAAGGACGCGCAGGTGGTTGCCCCGGCGCGCGGTCGGGTCGCCTTTGCCGGGGCCTATCGCGGCTTCGGGCGAATCGTCATTATCGAGCATGACGGCGGCTGGACCAGCCTCGTCACCGGGCTCGCCATGGTCGAGGTCGCGGTGGGCGATTCCGTCATCGGCGGCAGCCCGCTGGGCCGCGCCACCGGGGGGACGGAGCCGGTGACGATCGAGCTGCGGCAGGATGGCAAGCCGGTCAACCCCTTGCAATATCTGCGATAA
- a CDS encoding disulfide bond formation protein B has product MTDNLGKARWLAVLVPAALLGGAYLSQYGFGLYPCEMCWWQRYPHFAALALGLAAFWLKPPQVWTVLAGLAILTSGLIGGFHAGVEYGWWEGITGCSAPPSGTDLLDFKAAPLIRCDVAPWTLFGISLAGFNFLISSLSGAAIVALAAYRR; this is encoded by the coding sequence ATGACCGATAATCTGGGGAAGGCCCGCTGGCTGGCGGTGCTGGTGCCGGCGGCGTTGCTGGGCGGGGCCTATCTGTCGCAATACGGCTTTGGCCTCTATCCGTGCGAGATGTGCTGGTGGCAGCGCTACCCGCATTTCGCCGCGCTGGCGCTGGGGCTCGCGGCGTTCTGGCTGAAGCCGCCGCAGGTGTGGACCGTGCTGGCGGGGCTCGCAATCCTCACCTCCGGGCTGATCGGCGGCTTTCACGCCGGGGTCGAATATGGCTGGTGGGAGGGCATCACCGGCTGCTCGGCCCCGCCTTCGGGCACCGATCTGCTCGACTTCAAGGCCGCGCCGCTGATCCGCTGCGATGTCGCCCCGTGGACGCTGTTCGGGATCAGCCTTGCGGGGTTCAATTTCCTGATTTCGAGCCTTTCGGGTGCGGCCATTGTGGCGCTCGCTGCGTATCGTAGGTAA
- the rsfS gene encoding ribosome silencing factor, whose product MSGATLHQLVMDQLDDDQAQEIVSIPLEGKSSIADHMVIASGRSTRQVAAMAQKLAEKIKQAGFGHARVEGLPAADWVLIDAGDVVVHLFRPEVRSFYNLERMWSFEGSETSMLGRN is encoded by the coding sequence ATGAGCGGCGCAACGCTGCATCAGCTGGTGATGGACCAGCTCGACGACGATCAGGCGCAGGAGATCGTCTCGATCCCGCTCGAGGGCAAAAGCTCGATCGCCGATCACATGGTGATCGCCAGCGGCCGTTCGACCCGGCAGGTCGCCGCGATGGCGCAGAAGCTCGCCGAGAAGATCAAGCAGGCCGGTTTCGGCCATGCCCGCGTCGAAGGCCTGCCGGCTGCCGACTGGGTGCTGATCGACGCGGGCGACGTGGTCGTCCACCTGTTCCGCCCCGAAGTGCGCAGCTTCTACAACCTCGAACGGATGTGGAGCTTCGAGGGGTCGGAAACGTCGATGCTTGGTAGGAATTGA
- a CDS encoding polymer-forming cytoskeletal protein: MASGSTFSVIGADVVITGNISATADLHIDGTVEGDITCASLVQGEKSEIRGAITAESARMAGTVNGSITARELVILKSARIEGDVHYDALTIEQGAQVDGRFAPNARQAVKPVQAVPSSIEAAE, encoded by the coding sequence ATGGCATCGGGTTCGACCTTTTCGGTGATCGGCGCGGATGTCGTCATCACCGGCAACATCTCCGCCACTGCCGACCTGCATATCGACGGCACGGTCGAGGGCGACATCACCTGCGCCAGTCTGGTGCAGGGCGAGAAGAGCGAGATCCGCGGGGCGATCACCGCCGAAAGCGCACGGATGGCGGGGACGGTCAACGGCTCGATCACCGCGCGCGAGCTGGTGATCCTCAAGAGCGCCCGGATCGAGGGCGACGTGCATTACGATGCGCTGACGATCGAACAGGGCGCGCAGGTCGATGGCCGCTTCGCGCCGAATGCACGGCAGGCGGTCAAGCCGGTGCAGGCGGTGCCTTCGAGCATCGAAGCGGCGGAGTAG
- a CDS encoding M23 family metallopeptidase: MRADGQVRFIKISGKLQMRVAGAAVAALVLWLVALAVMAWGQYRAEADLASFAEQRAEVASADQRIKAYAGNVDKVVDDLQSRQAFLEEMARMLPEDLVAEGAASGTVSDSTTAAGETVRKVSALMPEARGLAEIEARQLALVERLTRFADGRARRAEAAMRKLNLDPKLLSREAQQAMGGPFEAFTGGDSIDPRFERLGLSLTRMAVLERALNGIPQVVPASVESITSGFGYRRDPFNGSGAMHAGIDFRGPMGSPVFAAADGRVSFVGRKSGYGNVVEISHGNGMLTRYAHLSRFDVKVGQQVAAGATIAGLGSTGRSTGPHLHFEVRINDRAVNPRPFLEAAPNVLKEVRARRAGPVPATAAAGR, from the coding sequence ATGCGCGCCGATGGTCAGGTGCGTTTCATCAAGATTTCGGGCAAGCTCCAGATGCGCGTCGCCGGTGCGGCGGTCGCGGCGCTGGTCTTGTGGCTGGTCGCGCTCGCGGTGATGGCCTGGGGCCAGTACCGCGCCGAGGCCGACCTTGCCTCCTTCGCCGAGCAGCGCGCCGAAGTCGCCAGCGCCGACCAGCGGATCAAGGCCTATGCCGGCAATGTCGACAAGGTGGTCGACGATCTGCAATCGCGCCAGGCCTTCCTCGAGGAAATGGCCCGGATGCTGCCCGAGGATCTGGTCGCCGAAGGCGCCGCCAGCGGCACGGTGAGCGATTCGACCACCGCAGCCGGAGAAACGGTCCGGAAGGTCAGCGCGCTGATGCCCGAAGCACGCGGTCTGGCCGAAATCGAAGCGCGTCAGCTCGCGCTGGTCGAACGCCTCACCCGCTTCGCCGATGGCCGCGCCCGCCGCGCCGAAGCCGCGATGCGCAAGCTCAACCTCGATCCCAAGCTGCTCAGCCGTGAAGCGCAGCAGGCGATGGGTGGTCCGTTCGAGGCCTTTACCGGCGGCGATTCGATCGACCCGCGCTTCGAGCGCCTCGGCCTCAGCCTGACGCGGATGGCGGTGCTGGAACGTGCGCTCAACGGCATCCCGCAGGTCGTGCCCGCCAGCGTCGAGAGCATCACTTCGGGCTTCGGCTATCGCCGCGACCCCTTCAACGGCAGCGGCGCGATGCATGCCGGGATCGACTTCCGCGGCCCGATGGGCTCGCCCGTCTTCGCCGCCGCCGATGGCCGCGTCAGTTTCGTCGGGCGCAAGTCGGGCTACGGCAATGTCGTCGAGATCAGCCACGGCAACGGAATGTTGACCCGTTACGCGCACCTTTCGCGCTTCGATGTGAAGGTGGGCCAGCAGGTCGCCGCAGGGGCGACCATCGCGGGGCTCGGCTCGACCGGGCGCTCCACCGGCCCGCACCTGCATTTCGAAGTCCGCATCAATGACCGCGCGGTCAATCCGCGTCCCTTTCTGGAGGCTGCCCCCAATGTTCTCAAGGAAGTCCGAGCCCGCCGGGCAGGCCCCGTCCCTGCCACCGCAGCCGCGGGCCGTTAA